Proteins from a genomic interval of Papaver somniferum cultivar HN1 chromosome 4, ASM357369v1, whole genome shotgun sequence:
- the LOC113276367 gene encoding putative DNA glycosylase At3g47830 isoform X2, producing MHRNSKRKLQCSNGNPKKNPRKTSFNVSEPTYNRPTPEECRLVRDKLMDFHGFPEEFAKYRRTPLLGSPHSTVSTHSNPTEVKSEPLGDEDDDDKFFLTKETVLDGLVRTLLSQNTTEINSKRAFDSLKSAFPTWENVLAAESKCIENAIKCGGLAVTKAACIKNLLTGLLERKGKLCLEYLRNLSIDDAKKELRGYKGIGPKTVACVLMFQLQLDDFPVDTHVCRITKAMGWVPASSDREKAYIHLNKRIPDELKFDLNCLFVTHGKLCQRCKGGEAH from the exons ATGCATAGGAATTCCAAGAGAAAGCTTCAGTGTTCCAATGGAAACCCTAAGAAAAATCCTAGAAAAACAAGTTTCAATGTATCCGAGCCAACGTACAATCGACCAACTCCTGAAGAATGCAGACTTGTTAGAGACAAATTAATGGATTTTCATGGTTTTCCTGAAGAATTCGCCAAGTACCGCAGAACCCCTCTTCTGGGTTCTCCTCATTCTACGGTTTCAACCCATTCAAACCCTACTGAGGTAAAATCTGAACCGTtgggtgatgaagatgatgatgataagtttttcTTAACAAAGGAGACTGTTTTGGATGGTTTAGTACGAACCCTATTATCACAGAATACAACTGAGATTAACTCAAAAAGAGCTTTTGATTCTCTCAAATCTGCTTTTCCAACTTGGGAAAAT GTTCTTGCAGCCGAGTCGAAATGTATAGAGAATGCAATAAAATGTGGTGGTTTAGCTGTGACAAAAGCTGCTTGTATTAAGAACTTATTGACTGGTTTACTTGAAAGGAAAGGGAAATTATGTTTGGAGTATTTACGGAACTTGTCAATTGATGATGCTAAGAAGGAGCTTCGTGGGTATAAAGGAATTGGACCGAAAACT GTGGCTTGTGTTCTGATGTTCCAACTTCAGCTGGACGATTTTCCCGTCGACACTCAC GTATGTAGGATCACAAAGGCTATGGGTTGGGTGCCCGCCAGCTCTGACAGAGAAAAAGCATACATTCATCTCAACAAGCGGATACCCGATGAATTAAAATTTGATTTGAATTGTTTGTTTGTCACACATGGGAAGCTTTGCCAGAGATGCAAAGGAGGGGAAGCAC ACTAG
- the LOC113276366 gene encoding uncharacterized protein LOC113276366 isoform X3: MSRPQVTITLGHTGQVVKRTSGSGETFRSDYGSVSGSKRSVRDRLGNGGDQPYNNKRQKHQGTQVNKDDLRFKLLRKKELSMDLREKLSRTVLPPLRVDPRERERDPKETGPIRRMPPARSQDDFEMESYRKSYAAWNLDGLRRRSPDRLVSTSRSRGVSPPRVIEVRRQVRPVEASRPSHMMNRDVISVPGPTTLVRKPTLPVEGAKPVLRLAPQTASGVVQKSPYMGEQPVTVASLLQTLGLSKYSIMFQAEEVDMPALRQMGDSDLKELGIPMGPRKKILLAIAPRVRRHPPM, translated from the exons ATGTCGAGACCCCAGGTTACTATTACCTTGGGGCATACTGGTCAG GTTGTGAAGAGAACTTCTGGGTCAGGGGAGACATTTCGTTCTGACTATGGAAGTGTATCTGGAAGTAAACGATCAGTAAGAGATAGATTGGGGAACGGAGGAGATCAACCTTACAACAACAAGAG GCAGAAGCATCAAG GTACCCAAGTTAATAAAGATGACCTACGATTCAAACTCTTGCGCAAAAAAGAACTCAGCATGGATCTTCGTGAAAAGTTGTCGAGAACAGTTTTGCCTCCATTGAGAGTTGATCCACGAGAGCGTGAGAGAGATCCAAAGGAAACTGGTCCTATAAGGCGTATGCCTCCTGCAAGAAGTCAAGATGACTTTGAAATGGAATCATACAGGAAGTCTTACGCGGCCTGGAATTTAGATGGGTTAAGGCGTAGATCCCCTGATAGACTTGTAAGCACATCTAGATCTAGAGGTGTTTCGCCGCCAAGGGTAATTGAAGTCCGTCGACAAGTTAGGCCAGTTGAAGCTTCAAGACCCTCTCATATGATGAACAGAGATGTCATTTCTGTTCCGGGGCCAACAACTTTAGTGCGAAAACCTACCTTACCTGTTGAGGGTGCAAAGCCAGTACTCCGGCTTGCTCCACAAACTGCCTCTGGAGTAGTGCAGAAAAGCCCATATATG ggtGAGCAACCAGTTACTGTTGCTAGCCTGTTACAGACACTTGGTTTGAGTAAATATTCTATCATGTTTCAAGCTGAAGAA GTGGACATGCCTGCCTTGAGGCAAATGGGAGACAGCGACCTCAAAGAGTTGGGAATACCTATG GGACCAAGGAAGAAGATTCTCCTCGCCATTGCGCCTCGTGTCAGACGACATCCGCCAATGTGA
- the LOC113276367 gene encoding putative DNA glycosylase At3g47830 isoform X1 — MHRNSKRKLQCSNGNPKKNPRKTSFNVSEPTYNRPTPEECRLVRDKLMDFHGFPEEFAKYRRTPLLGSPHSTVSTHSNPTEVKSEPLGDEDDDDKFFLTKETVLDGLVRTLLSQNTTEINSKRAFDSLKSAFPTWENVLAAESKCIENAIKCGGLAVTKAACIKNLLTGLLERKGKLCLEYLRNLSIDDAKKELRGYKGIGPKTVACVLMFQLQLDDFPVDTHVCRITKAMGWVPASSDREKAYIHLNKRIPDELKFDLNCLFVTHGKLCQRCKGGEARKNTSHDDQPCPLSIYCCSTDQK; from the exons ATGCATAGGAATTCCAAGAGAAAGCTTCAGTGTTCCAATGGAAACCCTAAGAAAAATCCTAGAAAAACAAGTTTCAATGTATCCGAGCCAACGTACAATCGACCAACTCCTGAAGAATGCAGACTTGTTAGAGACAAATTAATGGATTTTCATGGTTTTCCTGAAGAATTCGCCAAGTACCGCAGAACCCCTCTTCTGGGTTCTCCTCATTCTACGGTTTCAACCCATTCAAACCCTACTGAGGTAAAATCTGAACCGTtgggtgatgaagatgatgatgataagtttttcTTAACAAAGGAGACTGTTTTGGATGGTTTAGTACGAACCCTATTATCACAGAATACAACTGAGATTAACTCAAAAAGAGCTTTTGATTCTCTCAAATCTGCTTTTCCAACTTGGGAAAAT GTTCTTGCAGCCGAGTCGAAATGTATAGAGAATGCAATAAAATGTGGTGGTTTAGCTGTGACAAAAGCTGCTTGTATTAAGAACTTATTGACTGGTTTACTTGAAAGGAAAGGGAAATTATGTTTGGAGTATTTACGGAACTTGTCAATTGATGATGCTAAGAAGGAGCTTCGTGGGTATAAAGGAATTGGACCGAAAACT GTGGCTTGTGTTCTGATGTTCCAACTTCAGCTGGACGATTTTCCCGTCGACACTCAC GTATGTAGGATCACAAAGGCTATGGGTTGGGTGCCCGCCAGCTCTGACAGAGAAAAAGCATACATTCATCTCAACAAGCGGATACCCGATGAATTAAAATTTGATTTGAATTGTTTGTTTGTCACACATGGGAAGCTTTGCCAGAGATGCAAAGGAGGGGAAGCACGTAAAAACACCTCCCATGATGACCAACCTTGTCCTTTGTCCATTTACTGTTGCAGCACTgaccaaaaataa
- the LOC113276366 gene encoding uncharacterized protein LOC113276366 isoform X1: MSRPQVTITLGHTGQVVKRTSGSGETFRSDYGSVSGSKRSVRDRLGNGGDQPYNNKRQKHQGNRSLADGTADCSKQCVSVHRTQVNKDDLRFKLLRKKELSMDLREKLSRTVLPPLRVDPRERERDPKETGPIRRMPPARSQDDFEMESYRKSYAAWNLDGLRRRSPDRLVSTSRSRGVSPPRVIEVRRQVRPVEASRPSHMMNRDVISVPGPTTLVRKPTLPVEGAKPVLRLAPQTASGVVQKSPYMGEQPVTVASLLQTLGLSKYSIMFQAEEVDMPALRQMGDSDLKELGIPMGPRKKILLAIAPRVRRHPPM; this comes from the exons ATGTCGAGACCCCAGGTTACTATTACCTTGGGGCATACTGGTCAG GTTGTGAAGAGAACTTCTGGGTCAGGGGAGACATTTCGTTCTGACTATGGAAGTGTATCTGGAAGTAAACGATCAGTAAGAGATAGATTGGGGAACGGAGGAGATCAACCTTACAACAACAAGAG GCAGAAGCATCAAGGTAATAGGAGTTTGGCTGATGGTACTGCAGATTGTAGCAAGCAATGCGTCTCTGTACATC GTACCCAAGTTAATAAAGATGACCTACGATTCAAACTCTTGCGCAAAAAAGAACTCAGCATGGATCTTCGTGAAAAGTTGTCGAGAACAGTTTTGCCTCCATTGAGAGTTGATCCACGAGAGCGTGAGAGAGATCCAAAGGAAACTGGTCCTATAAGGCGTATGCCTCCTGCAAGAAGTCAAGATGACTTTGAAATGGAATCATACAGGAAGTCTTACGCGGCCTGGAATTTAGATGGGTTAAGGCGTAGATCCCCTGATAGACTTGTAAGCACATCTAGATCTAGAGGTGTTTCGCCGCCAAGGGTAATTGAAGTCCGTCGACAAGTTAGGCCAGTTGAAGCTTCAAGACCCTCTCATATGATGAACAGAGATGTCATTTCTGTTCCGGGGCCAACAACTTTAGTGCGAAAACCTACCTTACCTGTTGAGGGTGCAAAGCCAGTACTCCGGCTTGCTCCACAAACTGCCTCTGGAGTAGTGCAGAAAAGCCCATATATG ggtGAGCAACCAGTTACTGTTGCTAGCCTGTTACAGACACTTGGTTTGAGTAAATATTCTATCATGTTTCAAGCTGAAGAA GTGGACATGCCTGCCTTGAGGCAAATGGGAGACAGCGACCTCAAAGAGTTGGGAATACCTATG GGACCAAGGAAGAAGATTCTCCTCGCCATTGCGCCTCGTGTCAGACGACATCCGCCAATGTGA
- the LOC113273017 gene encoding zinc finger protein GIS2-like — MEKEAADQQSFASGWGEDASFHVNRRGEEKKLRLFGFEVDPYTNNALCSRRSGGQDESVNSSNCVLPQKEKPVKVTTHLSEVNTKKHECQFCFKEFSNSQALGGHQNAHKKERLKMKKLQLQARKASMNFYLPQPLQGFNYYCPPLFYEPRSCVPSFGLFGGSQITFKPYNQNVSHENRSVAIKPSSSLHVPKKCFKS, encoded by the coding sequence ATGGAAAAAGAGGCAGCGGACCAACAGAGTTTCGCTTCTGGATGGGGTGAGGATGCTAGCTTCCATGTTAATCGCCGTGGTGAAGAGAAGAAGCTACGATTGTTCGGCTTCGAGGTTGATCCATATACAAATAATGCACTGTGTTCAAGAAGATCCGGTGGACAAGATGAAAGTGTGAATTCATCAAATTGTGTCTTGCCTCAGAAGGAGAAGCCTGTCAAAGTCACAACTCATCTAAGTGAAGTGAACACCAAGAAGCATGAATGTCAATTTTGTTtcaaggagttctcaaactcgcAAGCATTAGGAGGTCATCAGAATGCTCACAAAAAGGAGAGACTGAAAATGAAAAAGCTGCAGCTTCAAGCAAGGAAGGCAAGCATGAATTTTTACCTACCACAACCTTTACAAGGTTTCAATTACTACTGTCCTCCTTTGTTTTATGAACCTCGATCATGTGTCCCAAGTTTTGGACTCTTTGGAGGCTCCCAAATTACTTTCAAGCCATACAATCAGAATGTGTCCCATGAGAACAGGTCTGTTGCTATCAAGCCTTCTTCATCTTTGCATGTTCCAAAGAAATGCTTTAAGAGTTGA
- the LOC113276367 gene encoding putative DNA glycosylase At3g47830 isoform X3, with product MHRNSKRKLQCSNGNPKKNPRKTSFNVSEPTYNRPTPEECRLVRDKLMDFHGFPEEFAKYRRTPLLGSPHSTVSTHSNPTEVKSEPLGDEDDDDKFFLTKETVLDGLVRTLLSQNTTEINSKRAFDSLKSAFPTWENVLAAESKCIENAIKCGGLAVTKAACIKNLLTGLLERKGKLCLEYLRNLSIDDAKKELRGYKGIGPKTVACVLMFQLQLDDFPVDTHTRSNSSSTWFMPLSGWWEQLFNPL from the exons ATGCATAGGAATTCCAAGAGAAAGCTTCAGTGTTCCAATGGAAACCCTAAGAAAAATCCTAGAAAAACAAGTTTCAATGTATCCGAGCCAACGTACAATCGACCAACTCCTGAAGAATGCAGACTTGTTAGAGACAAATTAATGGATTTTCATGGTTTTCCTGAAGAATTCGCCAAGTACCGCAGAACCCCTCTTCTGGGTTCTCCTCATTCTACGGTTTCAACCCATTCAAACCCTACTGAGGTAAAATCTGAACCGTtgggtgatgaagatgatgatgataagtttttcTTAACAAAGGAGACTGTTTTGGATGGTTTAGTACGAACCCTATTATCACAGAATACAACTGAGATTAACTCAAAAAGAGCTTTTGATTCTCTCAAATCTGCTTTTCCAACTTGGGAAAAT GTTCTTGCAGCCGAGTCGAAATGTATAGAGAATGCAATAAAATGTGGTGGTTTAGCTGTGACAAAAGCTGCTTGTATTAAGAACTTATTGACTGGTTTACTTGAAAGGAAAGGGAAATTATGTTTGGAGTATTTACGGAACTTGTCAATTGATGATGCTAAGAAGGAGCTTCGTGGGTATAAAGGAATTGGACCGAAAACT GTGGCTTGTGTTCTGATGTTCCAACTTCAGCTGGACGATTTTCCCGTCGACACTCAC ACTAGAAGTAATAGTAGTAGCACATGGTTCATGCCTTTAAGCGGTTGGTGGGAACAACTTTTTAATCCACTGTGA
- the LOC113276366 gene encoding uncharacterized protein LOC113276366 isoform X2, translating to MSRPQVTITLGHTGQVVKRTSGSGETFRSDYGSVSGSKRSVRDRLGNGGDQPYNNKRQKHQGNRSLADGTQVNKDDLRFKLLRKKELSMDLREKLSRTVLPPLRVDPRERERDPKETGPIRRMPPARSQDDFEMESYRKSYAAWNLDGLRRRSPDRLVSTSRSRGVSPPRVIEVRRQVRPVEASRPSHMMNRDVISVPGPTTLVRKPTLPVEGAKPVLRLAPQTASGVVQKSPYMGEQPVTVASLLQTLGLSKYSIMFQAEEVDMPALRQMGDSDLKELGIPMGPRKKILLAIAPRVRRHPPM from the exons ATGTCGAGACCCCAGGTTACTATTACCTTGGGGCATACTGGTCAG GTTGTGAAGAGAACTTCTGGGTCAGGGGAGACATTTCGTTCTGACTATGGAAGTGTATCTGGAAGTAAACGATCAGTAAGAGATAGATTGGGGAACGGAGGAGATCAACCTTACAACAACAAGAG GCAGAAGCATCAAGGTAATAGGAGTTTGGCTGATG GTACCCAAGTTAATAAAGATGACCTACGATTCAAACTCTTGCGCAAAAAAGAACTCAGCATGGATCTTCGTGAAAAGTTGTCGAGAACAGTTTTGCCTCCATTGAGAGTTGATCCACGAGAGCGTGAGAGAGATCCAAAGGAAACTGGTCCTATAAGGCGTATGCCTCCTGCAAGAAGTCAAGATGACTTTGAAATGGAATCATACAGGAAGTCTTACGCGGCCTGGAATTTAGATGGGTTAAGGCGTAGATCCCCTGATAGACTTGTAAGCACATCTAGATCTAGAGGTGTTTCGCCGCCAAGGGTAATTGAAGTCCGTCGACAAGTTAGGCCAGTTGAAGCTTCAAGACCCTCTCATATGATGAACAGAGATGTCATTTCTGTTCCGGGGCCAACAACTTTAGTGCGAAAACCTACCTTACCTGTTGAGGGTGCAAAGCCAGTACTCCGGCTTGCTCCACAAACTGCCTCTGGAGTAGTGCAGAAAAGCCCATATATG ggtGAGCAACCAGTTACTGTTGCTAGCCTGTTACAGACACTTGGTTTGAGTAAATATTCTATCATGTTTCAAGCTGAAGAA GTGGACATGCCTGCCTTGAGGCAAATGGGAGACAGCGACCTCAAAGAGTTGGGAATACCTATG GGACCAAGGAAGAAGATTCTCCTCGCCATTGCGCCTCGTGTCAGACGACATCCGCCAATGTGA